Proteins from a single region of Scylla paramamosain isolate STU-SP2022 chromosome 35, ASM3559412v1, whole genome shotgun sequence:
- the LOC135090422 gene encoding N66 matrix protein-like, whose product MVLSTPPSVPVNLYQTPGSNGNGAVNGNGAINGNGYTNGVNGNGAVNGNGYTNGVNGNGAVNGNGYTNGVNGNGAVNGNGYSNGVNGNGAVNGNGYSNGVNGNGAVNGNGYSNGRVNGNGAVNGNGYSNGRVNGNGAVNGNGYSNGRVNGNGSVNGNGYSNGRVNGNGYSNGRVNGNGAVNGSGYSNGRVNGNGYSNGLVNGNGAVNGNGYTNGVSSNGVNGNGYTNGVNGNGAVNGNGYTNGVNGNGVNGNGYTNGVNGNGAVNGNGYTNGVNGNGVNGNGYTNGVNGNGAVNGNGAVNGNGNGNGYSYQPPSVPVNLYQTPQG is encoded by the exons ATGGTGCTGTCAACG CCCCCCAGTGTACCTGTCAACCTGTACCAGACCCCAGGCAGCAACGGCAACGGTGCTGTGAACGGCAACGGTGCTATTAATGGCAACGGTTACACCAACGGTGTCAACGGCAACGGTGCTGTTAACGGAAACGGTTACACCAACGGTGTCAACGGCAACGGCGCTGTTAATGGAAACGGTTACACCAACGGTGTCAACGGCAACGGCGCAGTTAACGGAAACGGTTACTCCAACGGTGTCAACGGCAACGGCGCTGTTAACGGAAACGGCTACTCCAACGGTGTTAACGGCAACGGCGCTGTTAACGGAAATGGTTACTCCAACGGCCGTGTCAACGGTAACGGCGCCGTTAATGGAAACGGTTACTCCAACGGCCGCGTCAATGGAAATGGCGCCGTTAACGGAAATGGTTACTCCAATGGCCGCGTGAACGGCAACGGTTCTGTCAACGGTAATGGTTATTCCAACGGTCGCGTCAACGGTAACGGTTACTCCAACGGGCGTGTCAACGGAAACGGTGCTGTGAACGGTAGCGGTTACTCCAACGGCCGCGTCAACGGAAACGGTTACTCAAACGGTCTCGTTAACGGCAATGGTGCTGTCAACGGCAATGGTTACACCAATGGAGTCAGCAGTAATGGAGTGAACGGCAACGGGTACACTAACGGAGTCAATGGCAATGGTGCTGTTAACGGCAATGGGTACACCAACGGCGTCAACGGTAATGGAGTTAATGGCAATGGTTACACCAACGGAGTCAATGGCAATGGTGCTGTTAATGGCAACGGTTACACCAACGGTGTTAACGGCAACGGAGTGAACGGAAACGGTTACACTAACGGCGTTAACGGTAATGGCGCTGTCAACGGTAACGGTGCTGTCAACGGCAACGGCAACGGCAACGGGTACTCGTACCAGCCCCCCAGCGTTCCCGTCAACCTGTACCAGACCCCACAAGGCTAA
- the LOC135090423 gene encoding uncharacterized PE-PGRS family protein PE_PGRS46-like, translating to MRVAACLILPVLLGVCFASRLNGNSHGNGNGNSNGNGFTYGVNRNGNGANGNGKYRNGNGNGVNGNGYTNGNGAVNGNGYTNGNGAVNGNGNGAVNGNGNGNGYSYQPPSVPVNLYQTPGSNGNGAVNGNGAINGNGYTNGVNGNGAVNRNGYTNGVNGNGAVNGNGYSNGVNGNGAVNGNGYSNGVNGNGAVNGNGYSNGVNGNGAVNGNGYSNGVNGNGAVNGNGYSNGRVNGNGAVNGNGYSNGRVNGNGAVNGNGYSNGRVNGNGAVNGNGYSNGRVNGNGAVNGNGYSNGRVNGNGAVNGNGYSNGRVNGNGYSNGRVNGNGAVNGNGYSNGRVNGNGYSNGLVNGNGYTNGVNGNGVNGKGYTNGVNGNGAVNGNGYTNGVNGNGVNGNGYTNGVNGNGAVNGNGYTNGVNGNGVNGNGYTNGVNGNGAVNGNGTVNGNGNGYSYQPPSVPVNLYQTPRG from the exons ATGAGGGTCGCTGCCTGTCTCATCCTCCCAG TTCTTCTCGGGGTCTGCTTCGCTTCAAGACTGAATGGAAACAGTCATGGCAACGGTAATGGCAACAGCAACGGGAACGGCTTCACCTATGGCGTTAACAGAAACGGGAATGGTGCCAACGGCAACGGAAAATACAGAAATGGAAACGGGAACGGTGTGAACGGCAACGGTTACACCAACGGCAATGGTGCTGTCAACGGCAACGGCTACACGAACGGCAACGGTGCTGTCAACGGCAACGGTAACGGTGCTGTTAACGGAAATGGTAACGGCAACGGGTACTCCTACCAGCCCCCTAGTGTACCTGTGAACCTGTACCAGACCCCAGGCAGCAACGGCAACGGTGCTGTGAACGGCAACGGTGCTATCAATGGCAACGGTTACACCAACGGTGTCAACGGCAACGGTGCTGTTAACAGAAACGGTTACACCAACGGTGTCAACGGCAACGGCGCTGTTAACGGAAACGGTTACTCCAACGGTGTCAACGGCAACGGCGCTGTTAACGGAAACGGTTACTCCAACGGTGTCAACGGCAACGGCGCTGTTAACGGAAACGGTTATTCCAACGGTGTCAACGGCAACGGCGCTGTTAACGGAAACGGTTACTCCAACGGTGTCAACGGCAACGGCGCTGTTAACGGAAACGGTTATTCCAACGGCCGCGTCAACGGTAACGGCGCCGTTAATGGAAACGGTTACTCCAATGGCCGCGTCAACGGAAATGGCGCCGTTAACGGAAATGGTTACTCCAATGGCCGCGTCAACGGAAATGGTGCCGTTAACGGAAATGGTTACTCCAATGGCCGCGTCAACGGAAATGGCGCCGTTAACGGAAATGGTTACTCCAATGGCCGCGTGAACGGCAACGGTGCTGTCAACGGTAATGGTTATTCCAACGGTCGCGTCAACGGTAACGGTTACTCCAACGGGCGTGTCAACGGAAACGGTGCTGTGAATGGTAACGGTTACTCAAACGGTCGCGTCAACGGAAACGGTTACTCCAACGGTCTCGTTAACGGCAATGGTTACACCAATGGAGTGAACGGTAATGGAGTGAACGGCAAAGGGTACACTAACGGAGTCAATGGCAATGGTGCTGTTAACGGCAATGGGTACACCAACGGCGTCAACGGTAATGGAGTTAATGGCAATGGTTACACCAACGGAGTCAATGGCAATGGTGCTGTTAATGGCAACGGTTACACCAACGGTGTTAACGGCAACGGAGTGAACGGAAACGGTTACACTAACGGCGTTAACGGTAATGGCGCTGTCAACGGTAACGGTACTGTGAACGGCAACGGCAACGGGTACTCGTACCAGCCCCCTAGCGTTCCCGTCAACCTGTACCAGACCCCACGAGGCTAA
- the LOC135090424 gene encoding uncharacterized PE-PGRS family protein PE_PGRS46-like: protein MRFAICLIFPVLLGVCFASRLNGHSHGNGNGNGNGNSFTYGVNRNGNGANGNGRYRNGNGNTKGNGNGYTNGNGAVNGNGYTNGNGAVNGNGYTNGNGAVNGNGYTNGNGAVNGNGYTNGNGAVNGNGFTNGVNGNGYTNGNGAVNGNGNGAVNGNGNGNGYSYQPPSVPVNLYQTPGSNGNGAVNTNGAVNGNGGVIGNGYSNGVNGNGAVNGNGYSNGRVNGNGAVNGNGYSNGHVNGNGYSNGRVNGNGAVNGNGYSSGHVNGNGAVNGNRYSNGRINGNGYSNGLVNGNGAVNGNGYTNGVNGNGVYGNGYTNGVNGNGAVNGNGYTNGVNGNGVNGNGYTNGVNGNGAVNGNGYTNGVNGNGVNGNGYTNGVNGNGAVNGNGAVNGNGNGNGYSYQPPSVPVNLYQTPQG from the exons ATGAGGTTCGCTATTTGTCTCATCTTCCcag TTCTTCTCGGTGTCTGCTTCGCTTCAAGACTGAATGGACACAGTCATGGCAACGGTAATGGCAACGGCAATGGTAACAGCTTCACCTATGGCGTTAACAGAAACGGGAATGGTGCCAACGGCAACGGAAGATACAGAAATGGAAACGGCAACACCAAAGGCAACGGCAACGGTTACACGAATGGCAACGGTGCTGTCAACGGCAACGGTTACACCAACGGCAACGGTGCTGTCAACGGCAACGGCTACACGAACGGCAACGGTGCTGTCAACGGCAACGGTTACACCAACGGCAACGGTGCTGTCAACGGCAACGGTTACACCAACGGCAACGGTGCTGTCAACGGCAACGGTTTTACCAACGGAGTCAACGGCAACGGCTACACGAACGGCAATGGTGCTGTGAACGGCAACGGTAACGGTGCTGTTAACGGAAATGGTAATGGCAACGGGTACTCCTACCAGCCCCCTAGTGTACCTGTAAACCTGTACCAGACCCCAGGCAGCAACGGCAACGGTGCTGTGAACACCAACGGCGCTGTTAACGGAAACGGCGGTGTCATCGGAAACGGTTACTCCAACGGTGTCAACGGTAACGGCGCCGTTAATGGAAACGGTTACTCCAACGGTCGTGTCAACGGAAATGGCGCCGTTAACGGAAATGGTTACTCCAATGGCCACGTCAACGGAAATGGTTATTCCAATGGCCGCGTCAACGGCAACGGTGCTGTTAACGGTAATGGTTACTCCAGCGGGCATGTCAACGGAAACGGTGCTGTGAACGGTAACCGTTACTCCAACGGCCGCATCAACGGAAACGGTTACTCAAACGGTCTCGTTAACGGCAACGGTGCTGTCAACGGCAATGGTTACACCAATGGAGTCAACGGTAATGGAGTGTACGGCAACGGGTATACTAACGGAGTCAATGGCAATGGTGCTGTTAACGGCAATGGGTACACCAACGGCGTTAACGGTAATGGAGTTAATGGCAATGGTTACACCAACGGAGTCAATGGCAATGGTGCTGTTAATGGCAACGGTTACACCAACGGTGTTAACGGCAACGGAGTGAACGGAAACGGTTACACTAACGGCGTTAACGGTAATGGCGCTGTCAACGGTAACGGTGCTGTGAACGGCAACGGCAACGGCAACGGGTACTCGTACCAGCCCCCCAGCGTTCCCGTCAACCTGTACCAGACCCCACAAGGCTAA
- the LOC135090425 gene encoding uncharacterized PE-PGRS family protein PE_PGRS46-like, which translates to MTKTHNGNGNGIGFTYGANGNGNGANGKGRYGNGNGNGVNGNGAVNGYCYTNGNGRKNALTRYGLPNGNGYTYGANGNSAANGNSYTNGNGAVNGNGHTNGNGAVNRNGYTNGNGAVNGNGYTNGNGAVNGNGYTNGNDAVNGNGAINGNGYTNGVNGNGAVNGNGYINGVNGNGAVNGNGYTNGNGAVNGNGYTSGNGAANGNSYNNGNGFNNGNSAVNGNFYTNGVNANDAVNGNGYTNGINGNGYTNGNGAVNGNGYTNGNGAVNGNGYTNGNGAVNGNGYTNGNGAVNGNGYTNGNGAVNGNGYTNGNGAVNGNGYTNGNGAVNGNGYTNGNGAVNGNGFTNGINGNGYTNGNGAVNGNGNGNGYSYQPPSVPVNLYQTPGSNGNGAVNGNGAINGNGFTNGINGNGAVNGNSAINGNGYTNGVNGNGAVNGNGYINGVNGNGAVNGNGYINGVNGNGYSNSRVNGNGAVNGNGYINGRVNGNGFRINGNGYSNGNGAVNGNGYTNGVNGNGVNVNGYTNGVNGNGAVNGNGYTNGVNGNGVNGNGYTNGVNGNGAVNGNGYTNGFNGNGVNGNGYTNGVNGNGAVNGNGAVNGNGNGYSYQPTSVPVNLYQTPRG; encoded by the exons atgaccaagactca TAATGGCAACGGCAACGGCATCGGCTTCACCTATGGCGCTAACGGCAACGGGAATGGTGCCAACGGCAAAGGAAGATACGGAAATGGAAACGGGAACGGTGTGAACGGCAATGGTGCCGTTAATGGCTACTGTTACACCAACGGGAACGGCAGAAAAAACGCATTAACCAGATACGGGCTTCCCAATGGCAACGGTTATACTTACGGTGCTAATGGTAACAGTGCTGCGAATGGCAATAGCTACACCAACGGCAACGGTGCTGTCAACGGCAACGGTCACACTAATGGCAACGGTGCTGTCAATCGCAACGGCTACACCAACGGCAACGGTGCTGTGAACGGCAACGGCTACACCAACGGCAACGGTGCTGTGAACGGCAACGGCTACACCAACGGCAACGATGCTGTGAACGGCAACGGTGCTATCAATGGCAACGGTTACACCAACGGTGTCAACGGCAACGGCGCTGTTAACGGAAACGGTTACATCAACGGTGTCAACGGCAACGGTGCTGTGAACGGCAACGGCTACACCAACGGCAACGGTGCTGTGAACGGCAATGGCTACACGAGTGGCAACGGTGCTGCGAACGGAAACAGCTACAACAACGGCAACGGTTTCAACAACGGCAACAGTGCAGTCAACGGAAACTTCTACACCAACGGAGTTAACGCCAACGATGCTGTGAACGGCAACGGTTACACTAACGGAATCAATGGCAACGGTTACACCAACGGGAACGGTGCTGTCAACGGCAACGGTTACACCAACGGCAACGGTGCTGTCAACGGCAATGGTTACACCAACGGAAACGGTGCTGTCAACGGCAATGGTTACACCAACGGGAACGGTGCTGTCAACGGCAACGGTTACACCAACGGCAACGGTGCTGTCAACGGCAATGGTTACACCAACGGCAACGGTGCTGTCAACGGCAATGGTTACACCAACGGCAACGGTGCTGTCAACGGCAATGGTTACACCAACGGAAACGGTGCTGTCAACGGCAACGGTTTTACCAACGGAATCAACGGCAACGGCTACACCAACGGTAACGGTGCTGTGAACGGAAATGGTAACGGCAACGGGTACTCCTACCAGCCCCCTAGTGTACCTGTGAACCTGTACCAGACCCCAGGCAGCAACGGCAACGGTGCTGTGAACGGCAACGGTGCTATCAATGGCAACGGTTTTACCAACGGAATCAATGGCAACGGTGCTGTGAACGGCAACAGTGCTATCAATGGCAACGGTTACACCAACGGTGTCAACGGCAACGGCGCTGTTAACGGAAACGGTTACATCAACGGTGTCAACGGCAACGGCGCTGTTAACGGAAACGGTTACATCAACGGTGTCAACGGCAACGGTTACTCCAACAGTCGCGTCAACGGAAACGGCGCCGTTAACGGAAACGGTTACATCAACGGCCGCGTCAACGGTAACGGTTTCCGCATCAACGGAAATGGTTATTCCAACGGCAACGGTGCTGTCAACGGCAATGGTTACACCAATGGAGTCAACGGTAATGGAGTGAACGTCAACGGGTACACTAACGGAGTCAATGGCAATGGTGCTGTTAACGGCAATGGGTACACCAACGGCGTTAACGGTAATGGAGTTAATGGCAATGGTTACACCAACGGAGTCAATGGCAATGGTGCTGTTAATGGCAACGGTTACACCAACGGTTTTAACGGCAACGGAGTGAACGGAAACGGTTACACTAACGGCGTTAACGGTAATGGCGCTGTCAACGGTAACGGTGCTGTCAACGGCAACGGCAACGGGTACTCGTACCAGCCCACCAGCGTTCCCGTCAACCTGTACCAGACCCCACGAGGCTAA